Proteins from a genomic interval of Deltaproteobacteria bacterium HGW-Deltaproteobacteria-6:
- a CDS encoding sodium:proton antiporter has product MKKNLPPFLKSYGFSMILVVSIILGAVLGILYQKDAAVFKPLGDIFLNLLFTAIVPLVFFSISATVASMTNLTRLGKILSVMIVIFVITGLIASLVMIAAVIFYPPASGVSIPMPATVDLQQFKTGNQIVGALTVSDFPGLLSKNNMLALIIFSIGVGLATSAVGEKGKAFSGFLVSANDVMMKLISFIMYYAPIGLCAYFAYLVGVFGPELLGSYARAMAVYYPAAILYFFIAFTFYAFLASRTAGVRKFWSNIIPASVTALATGSSMATIPSNLQAADKIGVPKDISEVVIPIGATIHMEGSCLAAVLKIAFLFGIFQMPFTGIDTILTALGIALLTGVVVSGIPGGGTIGELLILSLYGFPPEAFPLITMVGTLVDAPATMLNAVGDNVSSMMVARVLGGQDWMEDKG; this is encoded by the coding sequence ATGAAAAAGAATTTGCCGCCATTTCTGAAATCCTATGGATTTTCGATGATCCTGGTTGTTTCGATCATCCTCGGCGCAGTCCTCGGCATCCTCTATCAAAAGGATGCCGCCGTATTCAAACCGCTGGGTGATATATTTTTAAACCTGCTGTTTACCGCCATCGTGCCGCTGGTTTTCTTTTCCATTTCCGCAACCGTGGCCTCCATGACCAACCTGACGCGTTTGGGAAAAATTCTCTCCGTGATGATCGTCATCTTCGTCATCACAGGCCTCATTGCGTCGTTAGTCATGATTGCCGCCGTTATTTTTTATCCTCCCGCTTCCGGGGTTAGCATCCCCATGCCCGCAACCGTTGACCTTCAGCAGTTCAAGACAGGCAATCAAATCGTCGGGGCCTTAACCGTTTCGGACTTTCCCGGTCTTTTATCCAAGAACAATATGCTGGCCCTGATTATCTTCTCCATCGGGGTCGGTCTGGCCACATCCGCCGTCGGAGAAAAAGGAAAAGCCTTTTCCGGATTTCTGGTTTCAGCCAACGACGTCATGATGAAGCTGATATCCTTCATCATGTATTACGCGCCCATCGGCCTTTGCGCCTACTTTGCCTATCTGGTCGGCGTCTTCGGCCCGGAGCTTCTGGGTTCCTACGCTCGCGCGATGGCCGTTTATTATCCGGCGGCTATTTTGTATTTCTTTATCGCCTTCACTTTCTATGCATTTCTCGCCTCGCGCACCGCAGGCGTTAGAAAATTCTGGAGCAACATTATCCCGGCATCCGTCACGGCATTGGCTACCGGCAGTTCAATGGCCACGATTCCCTCCAACCTGCAGGCGGCGGATAAAATCGGCGTGCCTAAAGACATCAGCGAAGTCGTCATTCCCATCGGCGCGACCATCCACATGGAAGGATCCTGTCTGGCCGCCGTCCTGAAAATCGCTTTTCTCTTCGGCATCTTTCAAATGCCGTTTACCGGCATCGATACGATTCTGACGGCTCTGGGCATCGCCCTTCTGACCGGCGTCGTTGTAAGCGGCATTCCCGGCGGCGGCACGATTGGCGAACTTTTGATATTATCGTTGTACGGCTTTCCGCCGGAAGCGTTTCCACTCATCACCATGGTCGGCACGCTGGTGGACGCCCCTGCCACAATGCTCAATGCCGTAGGCGATAATGTTTCGAGCATGATGGTCGCCCGCGTCCTGGGCGGACAGGATTGGATGGAAGACAAAGGGTAA